From the genome of Oscillatoria sp. FACHB-1407, one region includes:
- a CDS encoding ABC transporter ATP-binding protein — protein sequence MRHSILEVCNLSVDFRTEHEIVRAVKEISFDLLAGETLAIVGESGSGKSVTSLAMMGLLPNSAITQGEILFRRSPGSEPAVNLLSLPADERRSYRGGVISMIFQEPMTSLNPVLTCGSQVMEAILLHSEVSRDEAYKRAVDLFREVKLPDPEGMMNRYPHQLSGGQIQRVMIAMALSGNPAILIADEPTTALDVTIQATILELLKEIRDRRQMAILFITHDMGVVSEIADRVVVMYRGKIVEIAPVYDLFANPQHAYTKGLLSCRPTPQQSLNRLPTVTDFMQVTTNAAGETEVNPQPVNLVENNPRFAPVSIEERELHSRQLLQQQPLLSVRQLTKAFPIRRGLWGRSSEIRAVDDVSFDVYPGETLGLVGESGCGKSTLSRLLLRLIEPTSGQVMFDGKSVLQMDAAQMRRLRREMQIVFQNPFGSMDARQSIGSALVEPMVIHRIGGSSEERRQRAIALLERVGLSANAMERMPHEFSGGQRQRICIARTLACQPRFIICDESVSALDVSVQAQVLNLLKDLQADFGLTYIFISHDLSVVKFVSDRIMVMNRGRIEEIDTAESVYNRPQKDYTRQLIQAIPNATLDDIQERQSHRLIYAD from the coding sequence ATGCGTCATTCCATTCTAGAAGTTTGTAATTTATCGGTTGATTTTCGGACTGAACATGAGATTGTTCGGGCGGTTAAAGAAATTTCATTTGATTTGTTAGCCGGGGAAACATTAGCGATCGTCGGTGAATCTGGCTCCGGAAAGTCGGTCACTTCTCTCGCCATGATGGGGTTGTTGCCAAACTCAGCCATCACCCAAGGAGAAATTCTATTTCGCCGTTCTCCAGGCTCCGAGCCAGCGGTGAACCTGCTGAGTCTGCCAGCAGATGAGCGGCGCAGTTATCGGGGTGGCGTGATCTCGATGATCTTTCAGGAGCCGATGACCTCTCTGAACCCCGTTCTGACCTGCGGTTCTCAGGTGATGGAAGCCATTTTGTTGCACAGTGAAGTGTCGCGAGACGAGGCGTATAAACGAGCGGTTGATCTGTTTCGTGAGGTCAAGCTGCCCGACCCTGAAGGCATGATGAATCGCTATCCACACCAATTGTCGGGTGGGCAGATTCAGCGGGTGATGATTGCCATGGCGTTGAGTGGCAATCCTGCTATTTTGATTGCGGACGAGCCGACCACGGCACTGGATGTGACGATTCAGGCAACGATTTTGGAGTTGCTCAAGGAAATTCGCGATCGCCGCCAGATGGCAATTCTGTTCATCACGCATGACATGGGTGTAGTGTCAGAGATTGCCGATCGCGTGGTCGTTATGTATCGCGGCAAAATTGTCGAAATTGCCCCCGTTTACGACTTGTTTGCCAATCCACAACACGCCTACACCAAAGGATTGCTCTCCTGTCGCCCTACCCCTCAGCAATCGCTCAACCGTCTGCCGACCGTGACCGACTTCATGCAGGTCACCACCAATGCGGCGGGCGAAACGGAGGTTAATCCTCAACCTGTGAATTTGGTAGAAAACAATCCTCGCTTTGCCCCTGTCTCCATTGAGGAGCGGGAATTGCACTCACGGCAACTGTTGCAACAACAACCGTTACTCTCAGTTCGTCAACTGACTAAAGCCTTTCCCATTCGTCGGGGGTTGTGGGGGCGAAGCTCTGAGATTCGGGCGGTGGATGATGTCAGCTTTGATGTTTACCCCGGTGAAACCTTGGGCTTGGTCGGTGAATCAGGCTGCGGCAAGTCAACCCTGAGCCGATTGCTGTTGCGTCTGATTGAGCCAACATCGGGTCAGGTTATGTTTGATGGCAAATCGGTGTTGCAGATGGACGCGGCACAGATGCGGCGATTGCGGCGGGAGATGCAGATTGTCTTCCAAAACCCCTTTGGCTCCATGGATGCCCGCCAGAGTATTGGTTCTGCCCTGGTGGAACCAATGGTGATTCACCGTATTGGTGGATCTTCGGAAGAACGGCGACAACGGGCGATCGCGCTGTTAGAACGGGTGGGCTTGAGTGCCAATGCAATGGAGCGGATGCCGCATGAGTTTTCGGGTGGACAGCGGCAACGGATCTGCATTGCTCGTACATTAGCGTGTCAACCGCGATTTATCATCTGTGATGAATCCGTCTCTGCCCTTGATGTCTCCGTTCAAGCGCAAGTGCTGAACCTGCTCAAAGATCTGCAAGCAGACTTTGGCTTGACCTACATTTTTATCTCTCACGACTTGAGCGTAGTGAAGTTTGTCAGCGATCGCATCATGGTAATGAATCGAGGTCGCATCGAGGAGATCGACACGGCGGAATCGGTTTATAACCGTCCGCAAAAAGACTACACCCGGCAACTGATTCAAGCCATCCCCAATGCCACCCTGGATGACATTCAAGAGCGGCAATCCCATCGTTTGATATATGCGGATTAG
- a CDS encoding response regulator transcription factor, with protein sequence MAGQLLLVDDEPGLRQAVQAYLEDSGFTVHVASNAHDGWNLLQKTSPDLVISDIMMPQVDGYQFLKQLRDDPRYQSLPVIFLTARGMTSDRIQGYKSGCDAYLSKPFDPDELVAIVESLLERRSAVTKPITDGETPDIADMARQIAEIRGILMQRGAIAPTPAPIQLDLTPREQSVLKLVAEGLMNKEIARRLETSVRNVEKYVSRLFSKTGTNSRTELVRYALEHGLTQ encoded by the coding sequence ATGGCAGGGCAATTGTTACTCGTCGATGATGAACCCGGTTTGCGGCAAGCCGTACAAGCCTATTTAGAAGACAGCGGCTTCACGGTTCATGTCGCCAGCAACGCCCATGACGGTTGGAATTTGCTGCAAAAAACCTCACCCGATCTGGTCATCTCGGACATCATGATGCCGCAAGTGGATGGCTACCAATTTCTCAAGCAATTACGGGACGACCCGCGATATCAGTCGTTGCCTGTCATCTTTTTAACGGCACGGGGTATGACCTCCGATCGCATCCAGGGGTACAAGTCTGGTTGCGATGCCTATCTTTCAAAGCCATTCGACCCCGATGAGTTGGTCGCGATCGTCGAGAGTCTGCTAGAGCGGCGATCGGCAGTGACCAAGCCCATTACGGATGGTGAAACCCCTGATATTGCTGACATGGCGCGGCAGATTGCCGAAATTCGTGGAATTTTGATGCAGCGTGGAGCGATCGCCCCAACCCCAGCCCCGATTCAACTCGACCTGACTCCGCGTGAGCAGAGCGTTTTGAAGCTGGTCGCAGAAGGGCTGATGAATAAGGAAATTGCTCGTCGGCTCGAAACCAGCGTCCGCAACGTCGAGAAGTACGTCAGCCGTTTATTCAGCAAAACAGGCACCAACAGCCGCACTGAGCTAGTGCGCTACGCCCTGGAACACGGTTTAACGCAATAA
- a CDS encoding pentapeptide repeat-containing protein, giving the protein MKFHRLLALTLLTTIGLTTPALAEDLERVYQLTSTRECPACDLSRASFVLSDLSETNLAGANLAEANLNRTNLTNANLAGANLSRAILFNANLTGADLRGADLRGADLREAYLTGANLDGALLDGANLLGAVGLPQTIATPEQMYVWGLAEYQRENFRGAINYYNQALNAKPDFAHALLARGVSRFRMRDFNGALQDARSAEQLYLTQSNPEGHQISGQFIAGIEALQEAQAQGDRRASGAGGGNFMNFLGSITGLLFRFLF; this is encoded by the coding sequence ATGAAATTCCATCGCCTCCTTGCTCTTACTCTGTTAACCACGATTGGTTTGACAACTCCAGCCCTGGCTGAAGATTTGGAGCGGGTCTATCAACTCACCTCAACTCGTGAGTGTCCCGCCTGTGATTTGAGTCGCGCTAGTTTTGTCCTGTCGGATTTATCAGAAACGAACCTGGCAGGAGCAAACCTCGCTGAAGCCAATCTCAATCGCACCAATCTGACAAACGCAAACCTGGCAGGAGCAAACCTTTCGAGAGCGATTTTGTTTAACGCCAATTTGACTGGAGCAGATCTGCGGGGGGCAGACCTGCGGGGGGCAGACCTGCGCGAGGCATACCTGACCGGAGCTAACCTGGATGGAGCCTTATTGGATGGAGCAAACCTGTTGGGAGCGGTAGGCTTGCCACAGACGATCGCTACCCCAGAGCAGATGTATGTTTGGGGTTTAGCGGAATATCAACGCGAAAACTTTAGAGGGGCAATTAATTATTACAATCAGGCACTTAATGCAAAACCTGACTTTGCCCATGCTCTCTTGGCGCGAGGTGTCTCGCGATTTCGGATGCGGGACTTCAACGGCGCACTGCAAGATGCCAGAAGTGCTGAACAGCTTTATTTAACCCAGAGCAACCCAGAGGGACACCAAATCTCAGGTCAATTTATTGCCGGAATCGAAGCTCTGCAAGAAGCCCAGGCACAAGGCGATCGCCGCGCATCAGGTGCAGGGGGCGGAAACTTTATGAACTTCCTGGGTTCAATTACAGGTCTATTGTTCCGATTCTTGTTTTAG
- a CDS encoding FTR1 family iron permease: protein MDIAAAFPTFVITLREGVEAALVVGIVLAYLQKAGQRRLNPWVYSGIGVGVGASVLVGVIFLLLMRWLEDASQQYAPVVKQLFEGGFSVAAIALLSWMLIWMTQQARALKAGVEEAVTGALKGDGAGWGVFGLIAIAVLREGFETVLFIAAQFQSGWLPVAGAIAGLVGAVGIGIALFQLGVKINLRRFFQVMGVLLLLIVSGLVVSALRHFDSAIHLLAQVEPAWANICPNSTGSCILGPQVWNLSGILPDRQFPGVILKAFFGYTQTLYLAQAIDYVLFLAIVGGIYWQSIRGRKGVEIRDKG from the coding sequence ATGGACATTGCGGCAGCTTTTCCAACCTTTGTCATTACCCTGCGTGAAGGGGTCGAAGCGGCTCTGGTCGTGGGAATTGTGTTGGCATATCTGCAAAAAGCTGGGCAACGCCGCTTGAATCCCTGGGTTTATAGCGGCATTGGCGTTGGGGTGGGAGCCAGTGTGTTAGTTGGGGTGATCTTCCTGCTGTTGATGCGATGGCTCGAAGACGCGAGTCAGCAGTATGCGCCTGTTGTCAAACAGTTGTTTGAAGGTGGGTTTAGTGTTGCCGCGATCGCCCTCCTAAGCTGGATGCTGATCTGGATGACACAGCAAGCTCGTGCCCTCAAAGCTGGCGTTGAGGAAGCCGTAACGGGTGCTCTCAAAGGAGATGGGGCGGGATGGGGCGTATTTGGGCTAATCGCGATCGCCGTTCTGCGTGAAGGGTTTGAGACGGTGCTATTTATCGCGGCTCAGTTTCAGTCGGGGTGGTTGCCCGTAGCCGGAGCGATCGCCGGATTGGTCGGTGCCGTCGGGATTGGCATTGCCCTGTTCCAACTGGGCGTCAAAATCAACCTCCGTCGATTCTTTCAGGTCATGGGAGTGTTGCTACTGCTGATTGTGTCCGGGTTAGTCGTCTCGGCATTGCGCCATTTTGACAGCGCGATTCACCTACTGGCTCAAGTCGAGCCTGCGTGGGCTAACATCTGTCCCAACTCAACTGGATCTTGCATTTTAGGACCGCAGGTGTGGAATCTCAGCGGCATCTTGCCCGATCGCCAGTTCCCGGGGGTAATTCTCAAAGCCTTTTTTGGCTACACTCAGACGCTCTATTTAGCCCAGGCGATCGATTATGTGCTGTTCCTGGCGATCGTGGGGGGCATCTATTGGCAGAGCATTCGGGGGAGGAAGGGAGTAGAGATAAGGGATAAAGGATGA
- a CDS encoding ABC transporter substrate-binding protein, whose amino-acid sequence MSISRRSLLKFSGFLGGAALATGLGAFKTPLAQAQTAPPNPTLIMQLDWVFNVQFAGLLLADHLGLYTAKGVNVVIKPWESNVVVPEVVAANPLTIGCAEQNLILEAQAQGVPLKAIATMFQASPYALMTMPDSGITTLEGLVGKRVGIHVDGVKIMELIKGVSNLAADAIEVVEIPYENKLDRLISGEFDAIQCYAVDEPVGFARRVGQAPLLIPVDEYGYRAYAQVFFATDALLQQYPTQVEAFLAASFEGWQMALADIPGTARLIAEKYAAPNSKYTDVEYQTQSLRLVGEYIMRGIDPAQIGQIEPDRWMETADLMVQYDIIGTRPDPQDSLNLSLWGTAST is encoded by the coding sequence ATGTCTATTTCCCGTCGATCGTTACTCAAATTTTCTGGATTTCTGGGCGGTGCAGCCCTTGCCACAGGTTTAGGAGCCTTCAAAACTCCCCTCGCTCAAGCTCAAACTGCCCCTCCAAATCCAACGCTGATCATGCAACTGGACTGGGTTTTTAATGTGCAATTTGCGGGGTTGCTCCTGGCAGATCACCTGGGGCTTTATACGGCTAAAGGGGTCAACGTTGTGATCAAACCCTGGGAATCCAACGTTGTTGTGCCTGAAGTGGTAGCAGCCAACCCACTTACCATTGGCTGTGCTGAGCAGAATTTGATTTTAGAGGCACAGGCACAGGGAGTGCCACTCAAGGCGATCGCCACGATGTTTCAAGCCTCTCCCTATGCTCTAATGACCATGCCCGACAGTGGCATCACCACGCTAGAAGGGTTAGTGGGCAAGCGGGTCGGCATCCACGTCGATGGGGTCAAGATCATGGAACTGATCAAAGGCGTCAGCAATTTAGCAGCCGATGCAATTGAGGTGGTTGAGATCCCCTATGAAAACAAGCTCGATCGCTTGATTAGCGGTGAATTTGACGCAATTCAGTGTTATGCCGTCGATGAGCCTGTCGGCTTTGCCCGTCGCGTGGGGCAAGCTCCTCTGCTTATCCCTGTTGACGAATATGGCTATCGTGCTTATGCTCAGGTTTTCTTTGCAACCGATGCGCTGCTCCAGCAATATCCCACGCAAGTCGAAGCCTTTTTAGCGGCTAGCTTTGAGGGATGGCAGATGGCTCTGGCAGACATTCCCGGAACGGCGCGTTTGATTGCTGAGAAGTACGCTGCACCTAACAGCAAGTACACCGATGTCGAATATCAAACTCAATCTCTGCGTCTGGTGGGCGAATACATTATGCGAGGGATCGACCCCGCGCAAATCGGTCAAATTGAGCCAGATCGGTGGATGGAAACGGCGGATTTGATGGTGCAATACGACATCATCGGCACTCGCCCCGATCCTCAAGATTCGCTGAATTTAAGTTTGTGGGGTACCGCCAGCACTTAA
- a CDS encoding potassium channel family protein — MRQPDVLELARLGNPQAIATWLNQQLQSEGVNVSVDREGSRLSVGFYTDQPLDRRYLIELLSRYVRALDPQSIRTINLFGYALGNPVPLWSYPLDLADLLETTPSPAAEPSTEELLAPPEPPPTEASEPAESKQIDRFLICGLGSLGQYCLLNLKKFALREFDVHIRAIDRVQPQDWEVENLTSLLADDLIIGDCRNDEVLLKAGIQDCRAILLVTNNENDNIEAAIAARRLNPNIRLVVRSSRQSLNQLLKHQLGNFVAFEPTELPANAFALAGLQADILGFFNIGDCRLQVVEQQVEPRDYRFDGFPAMMLNKKSYRLLSYRAASESATPLTRRAFYQWQPDTRVQAGDTIAYVEIVENTTNTHSNSPEEPDESQFQHLWKQLQDLSSGGIKRRFAQAWQWIKASQIRRLVALGLLIALLLGAIGTILLKVTLPGMTWQKAVSTVVILLLGGYGDVFGGLANDAVPWWVQLVSLLITLISLLFVLGVVSLVADNLLSSRFEFLQKRPPIPKQNHVVIVGMGRVGQRVATLLREFKQPVVAITEQRDPLNLPDDIPMFIGDPIAELDKVNLATAKSLILVTDDQMLNLEMALMARENANKLNRTIELVVRSYGQRFSDNLIDLLPDAKILAAYGLAAEAFAGAAFGENILGLFRLNEQTILVTEYRVSADDTLSGKLISQVAYGYGVVPIFHQREARIEGDVFDHLMPSEHRRLQVGDRFIVLASINGLRCIERGDMMPPRRWQLEAQKPLNQSFLLSIGNDLANISGCSLEQARSFMDNLPGKMELLLYDYQAYRLEQELNRQIPVTLTPIESGL; from the coding sequence ATGAGGCAACCCGACGTACTGGAATTAGCAAGACTGGGCAATCCCCAAGCGATCGCGACCTGGCTCAACCAGCAGTTGCAATCGGAGGGGGTGAATGTCAGTGTCGATCGCGAGGGCAGTCGTCTCAGTGTGGGCTTTTACACCGACCAACCGTTAGATCGTCGCTATTTGATCGAGTTGTTAAGTCGGTATGTACGCGCCCTCGACCCACAATCGATTCGCACCATCAATCTGTTTGGGTATGCGTTGGGCAATCCGGTTCCTTTATGGAGCTATCCCCTTGATTTGGCAGATCTGCTAGAGACAACCCCCTCTCCTGCGGCGGAGCCATCCACTGAAGAATTGCTTGCTCCACCAGAACCGCCACCCACAGAAGCCAGTGAACCTGCCGAAAGTAAACAGATTGACCGATTCTTGATTTGCGGTTTAGGCAGTTTGGGGCAATATTGCCTGTTGAACTTAAAGAAATTTGCCCTGCGCGAGTTTGACGTTCACATTCGGGCGATCGACCGGGTACAACCTCAAGACTGGGAAGTTGAAAATTTAACGAGTTTATTGGCAGACGACCTGATTATTGGAGACTGCCGCAACGATGAAGTGTTGCTGAAGGCAGGAATTCAGGACTGTCGAGCGATTTTGTTGGTGACAAACAACGAAAACGACAATATCGAAGCGGCGATCGCGGCTCGACGGCTCAATCCCAACATCCGTCTGGTGGTTCGCTCCTCACGGCAAAGTTTGAATCAGTTACTCAAACACCAGTTGGGTAACTTTGTCGCTTTTGAACCGACCGAACTACCCGCAAACGCTTTTGCTCTGGCAGGCTTACAGGCAGATATTCTCGGCTTTTTTAACATTGGCGATTGTCGGCTACAAGTGGTTGAACAACAAGTAGAGCCACGAGATTATCGCTTTGATGGGTTTCCCGCCATGATGCTCAACAAAAAGAGCTATCGTCTCCTCAGCTATCGTGCCGCCAGTGAATCTGCCACTCCCCTAACCCGACGGGCTTTTTATCAATGGCAACCCGATACGCGAGTGCAAGCCGGAGATACGATCGCCTACGTTGAAATCGTCGAAAACACAACCAACACTCACTCCAACTCCCCTGAAGAGCCGGACGAGAGCCAGTTTCAGCATCTCTGGAAGCAACTCCAAGACCTCTCCAGTGGTGGCATAAAACGCCGTTTTGCTCAAGCATGGCAGTGGATTAAAGCAAGCCAAATTCGGCGGTTAGTGGCATTGGGATTGCTGATTGCACTGCTACTAGGGGCGATCGGCACCATTTTGCTGAAGGTCACGCTCCCAGGCATGACATGGCAAAAAGCCGTTTCCACCGTTGTAATTTTGCTCCTGGGAGGTTACGGAGATGTGTTCGGCGGACTGGCAAATGATGCGGTTCCCTGGTGGGTGCAACTGGTGAGTTTGCTCATCACCCTGATTAGTTTGCTGTTCGTTCTGGGGGTTGTCAGTCTAGTCGCCGATAATTTGCTCAGTTCACGCTTTGAGTTTTTGCAAAAACGTCCTCCGATTCCCAAGCAAAACCATGTGGTGATCGTCGGGATGGGGCGTGTGGGGCAACGGGTCGCCACGCTGTTGCGGGAGTTTAAGCAGCCTGTAGTTGCCATTACCGAGCAACGCGATCCACTTAATCTGCCGGATGACATCCCGATGTTTATCGGTGATCCGATCGCCGAGTTAGACAAGGTTAACTTGGCAACAGCAAAGAGCCTGATTCTAGTGACGGATGACCAGATGCTCAATTTAGAAATGGCATTGATGGCGCGAGAGAATGCCAACAAGCTCAACCGCACCATTGAGTTAGTCGTTCGCAGCTATGGTCAACGCTTTAGCGATAATCTGATCGACTTACTCCCCGATGCTAAGATTCTGGCGGCATACGGACTGGCAGCCGAAGCATTTGCCGGAGCCGCTTTTGGAGAAAATATTTTGGGACTGTTTCGACTCAACGAACAGACCATTCTGGTAACGGAATATCGCGTCTCAGCGGACGATACGCTCTCCGGTAAACTGATCTCACAGGTGGCATATGGTTATGGCGTCGTACCAATCTTTCACCAGCGCGAAGCCCGAATCGAAGGGGATGTGTTTGATCATCTCATGCCCTCTGAACATCGACGACTTCAGGTGGGCGATCGCTTCATCGTTTTGGCTTCCATCAACGGCTTACGGTGCATCGAGCGTGGCGACATGATGCCACCCCGTCGCTGGCAACTGGAAGCCCAAAAGCCCCTCAACCAGAGTTTTTTACTCTCAATTGGCAACGACCTGGCAAATATTTCTGGTTGCAGTCTAGAACAGGCGCGATCATTTATGGATAACTTGCCGGGGAAGATGGAGCTACTGCTTTACGACTATCAAGCCTATCGACTGGAACAAGAACTCAATCGACAAATTCCAGTGACACTGACTCCTATTGAGTCAGGACTGTAG
- a CDS encoding substrate-binding domain-containing protein: MKQNQKQRPFLTSLFSGGQLARSSGQSSLMQRRMKRRSLLISLGIIALASAITFAPVPGLQRKVIVVGGTELQEVLPTLEAKFEQQNPSIDLEFRFQGSQDVVNNYIDDKNDFTPTVLIPASGDLITELSDRWRAQNGDEAFYDAPRPIAKTVLVAIAWEERGQFLFADGQFQWRKLERALEIGNWRDINGFDFGSFDLVMTDPTRSNSSQLALSLWAQSKTGGTLSPGNLNNDPAIASLFGLVKRSVYQPPRSTDVLLQEFITRGPNDADVAIVYESIALHRWQQSSTTQSQPYQIYYIDPTVETVSTGAIVRRNVDSGTADAARRFLDFLAQPEQQAVFVQYGFRPVDGSTSLRSVPGSPWSQNIPGARIDPPGVTPIPDRDTLTEVIRLWQRAS; the protein is encoded by the coding sequence ATGAAGCAGAACCAAAAACAACGTCCATTTCTGACTTCACTGTTTTCAGGGGGGCAACTGGCACGCTCATCGGGTCAGAGTTCCCTGATGCAGCGACGGATGAAACGGCGATCGCTCCTGATTTCACTGGGAATCATTGCCCTGGCGTCGGCAATCACCTTTGCCCCCGTGCCGGGGTTACAGCGCAAAGTCATCGTGGTTGGTGGCACTGAGTTACAGGAAGTTTTGCCAACACTGGAAGCTAAGTTTGAGCAACAAAATCCATCAATTGACCTGGAGTTTCGCTTTCAAGGCTCTCAGGATGTGGTGAACAACTACATTGATGACAAAAACGACTTTACGCCGACGGTGTTGATTCCGGCGAGTGGCGATTTAATTACCGAGTTGAGCGATCGCTGGCGTGCCCAGAATGGCGATGAAGCGTTTTATGATGCACCACGACCCATTGCCAAAACAGTTCTCGTGGCGATCGCCTGGGAAGAACGGGGTCAGTTCTTGTTTGCAGATGGGCAGTTTCAGTGGCGAAAGTTAGAGCGAGCTTTGGAAATCGGCAACTGGAGAGACATCAACGGCTTTGATTTCGGTAGTTTTGACCTGGTGATGACTGACCCGACTCGTTCTAATAGTTCTCAGTTAGCCTTGAGTTTATGGGCACAGTCTAAAACAGGCGGTACGCTCAGTCCTGGTAATTTGAATAATGATCCGGCGATCGCCTCTCTGTTTGGGTTAGTGAAGCGATCGGTCTATCAACCTCCCCGTTCGACCGACGTGTTGCTGCAAGAATTCATCACACGCGGCCCCAACGATGCGGATGTGGCGATCGTCTATGAAAGCATTGCTCTCCATCGCTGGCAACAATCCTCGACAACCCAGAGCCAACCCTATCAGATCTATTACATTGACCCCACCGTTGAAACCGTCTCTACAGGAGCGATCGTCCGTCGCAACGTAGATAGTGGCACGGCGGATGCGGCTCGCCGCTTTCTTGACTTTTTAGCCCAACCGGAACAGCAGGCAGTGTTTGTCCAGTACGGGTTTCGTCCGGTGGATGGCTCCACGTCTCTGCGATCTGTCCCTGGTAGCCCCTGGAGCCAAAACATTCCCGGCGCACGGATCGACCCACCGGGAGTTACGCCAATCCCCGATCGCGATACGCTGACAGAAGTGATTCGCCTGTGGCAACGCGCATCCTAG
- a CDS encoding VWA domain-containing protein — MNSRLRRFIACLFTAFSLVVLLNACGGNNSGSNLPGFEVKLLVGSALGDFCEQSANQFNQQQPKLENGEQFHMTCEAVGSGDVVTRTVSLAEQLKTGTLSADDPAFPTLLSVDGEIYHSLLLARMEQLFPGQNYIPQITDAPLLATSPMVFMTQADLAPGLRKVDDLFKALVTAKTHRDLDATSPALTIHYVQTAPTRSNSGLQTLVAQYAAVSGKRPEQLTAADISQHTDEIKAIQQKITRYGVSTNSLAEAMVQNGPFWASVGSVYESSVIAANTSLQAGQQRFEAIYPKATFTSNMRAILPAAPWVSDNERAAAEQILAFLQTPETQQIATNLGLRPGVPGVPLGAKFSPEFGVDPQARYDSYRPPQPEVTEAMIQAWEQIAKKPSLVVVVVDSSGSMSNNKMPAVQNTLQNYINSLGANDRIALIDFDSVIRDPVVIDGTPEGRDRGLQFISSLQVEGGTALYDSAIYGRNWLVQNLRPDAINAVLLLTDGVDSGSAMPLEQLIAELERSGFGSDQRISFFTVGYGEEGEFDPAVLEQIATVTGGYYSAGDPNTISRVLENLQLEF, encoded by the coding sequence ATGAATTCTAGGCTACGACGGTTTATCGCTTGTCTGTTCACAGCATTCAGTCTAGTCGTTTTGCTCAACGCTTGCGGGGGCAATAATAGCGGCAGTAACCTTCCCGGCTTTGAAGTCAAACTGTTAGTCGGCAGTGCTCTTGGCGACTTTTGTGAGCAATCTGCCAATCAATTTAATCAACAGCAGCCCAAGTTAGAAAATGGTGAGCAATTTCACATGACTTGTGAAGCTGTAGGCAGCGGAGATGTCGTAACGAGAACGGTGTCTCTAGCCGAGCAACTCAAAACAGGAACACTCTCAGCGGATGACCCAGCATTTCCAACGCTGCTCTCAGTAGATGGAGAAATCTATCACAGTCTGTTACTTGCCCGTATGGAGCAACTGTTTCCAGGGCAAAACTACATTCCTCAAATCACGGATGCTCCTCTGCTTGCTACAAGTCCCATGGTGTTTATGACACAGGCGGATCTTGCACCAGGGTTACGCAAAGTTGATGACTTGTTCAAAGCACTAGTTACAGCCAAAACCCACCGTGATTTGGATGCGACGAGTCCAGCCTTAACAATTCACTACGTGCAGACGGCTCCAACCCGCTCTAACTCCGGATTGCAAACGCTGGTCGCTCAGTATGCTGCCGTTTCTGGGAAGCGACCGGAGCAGCTGACCGCAGCAGATATCAGCCAACACACCGATGAGATCAAGGCGATTCAACAGAAAATCACGCGCTATGGCGTTTCCACCAATTCCCTGGCAGAGGCAATGGTGCAAAATGGACCGTTTTGGGCATCGGTTGGATCAGTGTATGAGTCTTCGGTGATTGCGGCAAACACTTCATTGCAAGCAGGACAGCAACGTTTTGAGGCGATTTATCCTAAGGCGACCTTTACCTCTAATATGCGGGCTATTTTGCCTGCCGCTCCATGGGTCAGCGACAACGAACGTGCCGCCGCAGAGCAAATTCTCGCCTTTTTGCAAACGCCAGAAACCCAGCAGATTGCTACTAATTTAGGGCTGCGACCGGGAGTGCCGGGGGTGCCGCTGGGGGCAAAGTTTAGCCCAGAGTTTGGGGTTGACCCCCAAGCCCGCTATGACTCCTACCGTCCACCTCAACCAGAGGTGACGGAGGCAATGATTCAAGCGTGGGAGCAGATTGCCAAGAAGCCCTCTCTCGTGGTGGTTGTAGTTGATTCCTCTGGTTCAATGTCAAACAACAAAATGCCTGCGGTGCAGAATACCTTGCAGAACTACATCAACAGCCTGGGAGCTAACGATCGCATTGCTCTAATTGACTTTGACTCGGTGATTCGAGATCCAGTTGTGATTGACGGCACCCCAGAAGGTCGCGATCGCGGATTGCAGTTTATCAGCAGTTTGCAGGTCGAAGGGGGAACAGCCCTCTACGACTCCGCCATCTATGGTCGTAACTGGCTGGTGCAGAACCTCCGCCCCGATGCGATTAATGCGGTATTGCTGCTAACCGATGGAGTTGATTCAGGGTCGGCGATGCCGTTAGAGCAACTGATTGCTGAATTAGAGCGGAGTGGCTTTGGCAGCGACCAGCGCATCTCATTCTTTACAGTGGGATATGGTGAAGAGGGCGAATTTGACCCAGCCGTGTTAGAGCAAATTGCAACGGTGACAGGAGGTTACTATTCCGCCGGAGATCCCAATACCATCTCTCGTGTCCTGGAAAACTTGCAGCTAGAGTTTTAG